TTAGCGATAAGCAAGTTCTTTTCAAATCAtggattgctcaaagaggagaaagctagacagcaAGAACAGAGCTTTTAATAACGATtgaagggcaattccacgcaaaactgtcacgtccatgacgccaactaaataccatggcattgtgttggcgttatgggtgtgacagttttgcgcggaattgcctgGACCGACTCTTATATGTTTATATTCTCAACATAAGtatcaacataaaaaaataaataaaataaacttgCTGATTGATGGGTTaaaggaaccagctgtggaataaTATCCATCCTTGTCTTAGCTCAAAtcttattttaagttcacgttaagatcttaaaatagacaaggctactcagtttttctccccaattaggCCTATTCTTATCTTgtcttatttctcctcatttcaaaTGTTgtttttacagtaggctacttattttatttcacattaaacattaggcctacaaggcctaggcctacaactatACATGCCTATACACGCatgttaaacattatgatgctccggacctttgcttgatgAAATTTGCCGTAACTGGACCTCGATGAAGTTTACTTGAATACccctgatatatactgtatatatacagtgcctataaaaagtattcacccccctGGATATTTCCCCTTTGACTGCTTTTTGTAAATGGAATATTGACCAATTTAATTTGGCACTGTATGTTTATCATGGCACAGCGGATGTCTATTCAGTGTTCTGAGAgttatgtaatgtaatttatttatttatttcaaaagGGACAGTGCATAATAAACATTAATAGATGCATTGTTCCAGGTTGTAGCAAATATTGCTAATTTCcgcccatttatttattttataatattAATTGCTGTTTTTTTATGCACTCATCTTTAATGTTCAACATATTTAATGTTTAACATCTTTAAACTTCTTTCTCTTATTTTGAATGTTAAATGAAAGTCACTTCAGAACCAATTGTCTGTGTTCAACATCACCTTATCAAGCACTGCCACTGACTAAAATGACATGACCATTACATTTAGTCCACTATTAAAAGTTCTTTCAATAAATCACTGTGATCATAAATTACTCTGGTTAACTGTCCATTTTTGTATATATCTCAATCCTGCAGCAGTGTCTGAGGCTGAGAGATTATTTCTACCTGCAACATGACTTCCCAACCACTAGGGGCTACTGTTGAACAGTATTCTGCAGAGATACTCTGAGACCACTCAAATTTGATTGCTGTTTTTGATGAAAAAGCTCTCCGGTCTCCCTCTTAGCTATACGTTGAAGTTGTTGGGACAATACAGTGTAAAGTAGAATCAGCATTTGCCTCAGGAGACTAACATAAGAAAACATAATGCTCATGTGGCAGGTTATTCAATTTCAATAGCAGCTCGGCAATGAATAAAATAAAGGATAAACGGTACAAAGCAGAAAGTCATCTGTTTAAAAAAGAACAATATCATTCACTCTTGAATAAACTTTTGCACAGTATTTACCATATGCATAGCGTAATACCTATGCAGTATTGAATTACTTCGCAGCAACAATAAATTAACCTTCAGAAATGATCCTGAGCATTCTATAAAAGAAGAGCCAACATGGGACTTCCTCATAGCAAGACTTCTGTGTAGCATTATAGCATCATCAGCAGTAGAAACATTCAGTGCACATCGAGACGGTGATGAGGCAGCATCCTCGCACGACCTCCACCACTTAACTTCAATGGGTAAGGGAAGGTTTGGTTTGCATTCAGTGAGCAATGCACTTATTTAGAAGTGGATTTAGTGgatttttaaacattttcaaCATAATTTTTCATCTAAGAAACTATTAACAGTATATGTTTTGCTTAAAAATAAGATTACATAAAAACATTTACACCATAATGCTATTCTAAACTGACATGTATGACCATATATACAACTTACTTTTTTCTGGTAAATACTGTATTATTTACTAGAAAATAATTCACAAACAAAACTCTTCTTATAAAGTCTTAAATCAATGCAATGAAAATACTTCTTGTTCTAATGTTTCTAATGTTTCTACAGAACAAGTAATTATGAGATCTAAATGTTTTGCCAACATGTAATCAACAAAGGATCTCTGTAACTTGGATATGACAATGGCAGACGCCAATCTGACCACTGACTTCAGTAATGTCACCATACGCCTTTGCCCATCGGTCACAACTTATATAGTCCTGCCAACTCTCTACACCCTGATGTTCCTGGCTGGTCTCCCTGGAAACATTCTCTCATTGTGGGTCTTCATGTCCAAGATTCCAGACAAGTCCCCGACACACATCTACCTCATCAACTTGAGCGTATCCAACCTGGTCTTATGCCTGACAATGCCCATCCTGGCAGCATACTACGCCTTGAGCTCTTTCTTGGACATAAGCCACCCCTTCTGCAAGATGGCCGTGTCCTTACTGACACCCATAATCCACACCAACATCACCGTGGGCATGATCAACCTGACCTGGGTGGCCTTGAGTCGCTGTGCCACCCTCATCCTGAACAACCATGCCCACCGGCCGAACCGTGTGACCAAAGTCCTCCCGTCCGCCTTCCTGCACCAGTTTTGCCACACTCGCGTCGCTTGGGGCCTCTGCCTGGGCACCTGGGGCTTGGTGTTAGCCGGTCTGGTTCCTTTCGTGGTAATGTACTCTATGGAAGTGAGTCAGACACCACTGAGGGAAAAATGCTACAGTGTCAGGGTAGAGGTTGGCAGTGGCGGCTCGGTCATCGTTGGCAGCCTGGTAATCTCTTTCCTCAGCTATCTGCTGGTGCTCAGCTCGTACATTGCCTTGTCTCGCCATATCCAGCGCATCCGCCACAACACGGCCATGTCCAACCAGCAGCATGTCTACGCGAGGGTGTTCCGGAACATCATGGTCATTCTGGTGGTCCTGAGCATTTGCTTACTGCCTCACCAAATCTGGAAGGTCGTTTTCCTGCAGTTGGTGCACCAATACTCTGACTCTGCATCACTCGAAGCCAACAGCTGTCACCCCCTCTCCGTGCACGTAGAGGTAAAGAACGTGCTCATCTCTCTGGCTGCTCTGCGTTGTAGCGCAGATCCCATCACCTACTTCCTGTTGGACAGGACATTCCGCAAGCACACCGTCAGCATGCTGGGACTGACCCCACCCTCAAATAGCCAATCGTCAGGGTCGTTGCTGGACCATAATGGAGCAGCTTCCCAGGTTTCCAAGGTACATAACTTTTCACAAGTCAAGACTGAAAACCGTATGATGATGCAATGTACCGAAACATGATAAATACTGTTCAAGAGACATTCATATAACCAAGCGATGAATCTGCTGTCTTGAGTCTGCAGTTCCTCGGGAGAACTAGGCTAGAAGTATCTGTCTGTGGTTTGAGTGCATTACTGAGTGATGGGTGTTATGAACATATACTGTATTATGGTGTATAATAACCCTTTTAAGGTTATTATAATTATATAAGGTTaaccttatatatatatatattttcattgCATTGATTTAAGACTTTATCAAAGGTTCATTTGATATATATAAGGTTAAGTTGTTGGGTAGTATAAAATCATTGTGTCTGATAACATTGGTAAGACCAATGAtaatttatgtatgtatttctAAAATATACCCCCATGAAAAATTAAAAATCCATCCATGTGTGGTGAATCTTTTATTATGTTTGAAAAATACTCCTTTGATGGAAGAGGAACATTTCCCACCCACACAACCTGTACCTAAATATCCACCAAGTAAGTGGAGTGTGTTTTGTTGTATTCAGTTAATGAAACCTTCCCATATCACATACCAAAAGTCCATTAAAAGTGGTGGAACAATGTCAAAAATGGAATTATTTGTACATTGGTCAATGGCCAAACATTTTACCTTTGGCAGTTTTACGGAACTTTCATAGTATAGCGGATATGTGAAAATTATGTCCAATTCCTTGATaaaggcatgaaacttggtgaacttGTACAGTTTATGCATTTCTTTTTATACATCACAAAAATTGTGATCCCCTTACCTCCTGTCTACAGAACATTCACAAGCTTTAGCTACTGACAAATGGTCAGAGACACAAAGCATCTATATGAAAATGACACATTGCTGATGTTTTGTGACTTCATctgctctaacacacacacaccagcagcaatAGGGGTGTATAGTCAGTATGCTTACAGTGGGCACGCATTACGGCTAAACGCTGGGCACTATTAAAAAACAATATCTTTCTTTGATGAAACTCAGAATGATAGagatcataaaaaaaatacttatcCCTCAGTTTGCCTAAACACACCACCCATTAGCCACTTAGTGGCCGATTAGTGTGGCAATTCTGATCAGTCTTCCAATTGTTCTAGCTCATTGAAGATGCCAAtagacctgagagagagagagagtgctcacATTTAATGTGTTTACACCCTATAGCATGGCTTCAGAATAGGCATAGCCATACAGTGCAATTTGGAAGTCCTTGCCAGAAGGTTAATTGTGTTTAATGGAACAGTGCATACTAGATAATGTTGTTTTTACTGCAAATACCCCTGCATAAGATGCTTACTGTAACTTGCCCAAATTATATTCACAAATTATAAACAGCAGATTATAAAGTGGAACACTGAGCCTGTTGACACAATGTAATCCAAGTATATCTACTTAGGAGATCCAATTGCACAATATCTGTCAAAGACTTCTTTTTTAAAATGAATATAATTGCATTATAATCAAAGAATAGCTACAATAGCTCATTTCAAAGAGAGggccattttgttttatttcattaggtGCTGCCAACAACACTGGGTCTAGTTGATGGACTACAGATTTTAAGTCAGAGGATGCAAAAAAACACAACTGCTATAAATATGATCAGCATCAGTACATAAATTAGGCTGACATCGTTCCTCTTCTACAGTTTGCATACTGATGACTGATTTCCAACATGGGTTTAGGTGACATTTGCTACACTTGGCTAAATCCTATTCCAAATGTATTATCAATTTTAGTtaactgttaaaaactgttaaaaatataTTACTATGACCTGGAGAAGGTTTTTTTGAAGCACTGTGTGTTGTACCAAGTAGCATTGTAGGACTCTCAAAGCAGTCATTTGAAAAGGAAACGATGCATGCGTTGCACTCAGACATAACAAAGTGTAACACTGCTAATAAGATCTTTTCACACAGCTTGTCTTTTTAGTGTCTGtgacttcactctctctctgctttatgTTTCAATAGAAGAGCACTGACAAAGTGTTGCAGTATTAACAAACATTTTCTTGTGCATTATTATTATGGTGTAAGATTGACAAAATAAAATGGGACCATAGCTTAAATTAAGTTTCTCATGCTGCTTCCAATTATGTGCTCTGTCATAATATTAAAGTGCATTCCCCTTCTACCAATGTTAGCACAAGTAATCCTGTAAAACTACATTATTTCCCTTTCTTTAGTT
The sequence above is a segment of the Alosa sapidissima isolate fAloSap1 chromosome 2, fAloSap1.pri, whole genome shotgun sequence genome. Coding sequences within it:
- the LOC121698939 gene encoding probable G-protein coupled receptor 82 isoform X2 — protein: MTMADANLTTDFSNVTIRLCPSVTTYIVLPTLYTLMFLAGLPGNILSLWVFMSKIPDKSPTHIYLINLSVSNLVLCLTMPILAAYYALSSFLDISHPFCKMAVSLLTPIIHTNITVGMINLTWVALSRCATLILNNHAHRPNRVTKVLPSAFLHQFLVLAGLVPFVVMYSMEVSQTPLREKCYSVRVEVGSGGSVIVGSLVISFLSYLLVLSSYIALSRHIQRIRHNTAMSNQQHVYARVFRNIMVILVVLSICLLPHQIWKVVFLQLVHQYSDSASLEANSCHPLSVHVEVKNVLISLAALRCSADPITYFLLDRTFRKHTVSMLGLTPPSNSQSSGSLLDHNGAASQVSKVHNFSQVKTENRMMMQCTET
- the LOC121698939 gene encoding probable G-protein coupled receptor 82 isoform X1; this translates as MTMADANLTTDFSNVTIRLCPSVTTYIVLPTLYTLMFLAGLPGNILSLWVFMSKIPDKSPTHIYLINLSVSNLVLCLTMPILAAYYALSSFLDISHPFCKMAVSLLTPIIHTNITVGMINLTWVALSRCATLILNNHAHRPNRVTKVLPSAFLHQFCHTRVAWGLCLGTWGLVLAGLVPFVVMYSMEVSQTPLREKCYSVRVEVGSGGSVIVGSLVISFLSYLLVLSSYIALSRHIQRIRHNTAMSNQQHVYARVFRNIMVILVVLSICLLPHQIWKVVFLQLVHQYSDSASLEANSCHPLSVHVEVKNVLISLAALRCSADPITYFLLDRTFRKHTVSMLGLTPPSNSQSSGSLLDHNGAASQVSKVHNFSQVKTENRMMMQCTET